One stretch of Robbsia betulipollinis DNA includes these proteins:
- the tsaE gene encoding tRNA (adenosine(37)-N6)-threonylcarbamoyltransferase complex ATPase subunit type 1 TsaE, with product MPASPLDEYRYDLPDAAATDALAARFARAVAARRDAAPSPAGDPRRGGLRVHLSGDLGAGKTAFVRATLRALGHAGRVRSPTYTLVEPYALPLAHGTLHVHHFDLYRFSDPAEWHEAGFDEYIDRDALHLIEWPERADGVLGTPDVLLTLEIVGEARVLHAQAFTDAGRTCLHAVAC from the coding sequence TTGACGAATACCGCTACGACCTGCCCGACGCCGCGGCTACCGATGCGCTCGCGGCCCGGTTCGCGCGCGCGGTTGCCGCGCGCCGCGACGCGGCGCCTTCGCCCGCGGGCGACCCGCGGCGCGGCGGTCTGCGGGTGCACCTGAGCGGCGACCTGGGTGCCGGCAAGACCGCCTTCGTGCGCGCGACGCTGCGCGCGCTGGGCCATGCGGGCCGGGTACGCAGCCCCACCTACACGCTGGTCGAGCCGTACGCCCTGCCCCTCGCACACGGCACGCTGCACGTGCACCATTTCGACCTGTACCGTTTTTCGGACCCGGCCGAATGGCACGAGGCGGGTTTCGACGAATATATCGACCGCGACGCGCTGCATCTGATCGAGTGGCCGGAGCGCGCCGACGGCGTGCTCGGCACGCCCGATGTTCTGCTCACCCTCGAGATCGTCGGCGAGGCGCGCGTGCTGCATGCGCAAGCCTTCACCGACGCCGGGAGGACCTGTCTCCATGCTGTTGCCTGCTAA